The sequence below is a genomic window from Sulfitobacter sp. SK012.
TTGACGAAAAACTGCTCTGCCGGGAGCCCTGCGTTCTTCTTCAAAGGACGACGTCGACAGAGCAGTCAAAGCGTCTGATCGCGACCGTCCTCCCAGATCAGTTCGTAAACGAGCATAAGGCCGTAGTCGTCGAAAACCACGTTAACCTTCTTCGCCCGACCACCCTTAGGCCTGCAGTGAGCCTGGAAACACTCGTAGCATTTTTGAATAGCAACGCAGCGGATCAGGCTTTTCGCTGCTTGAGCGGTTCCACCGCTGTTTCTGCAAGTGAACTTCGGTCTTTACCCCTGCCCGACCCTGAAAACCTTTCCACTCTGGCACGGCTAGTACGCCACGGCGGATCTCGGGAGCAGATCGAAAACGAGTGTTGGAATTTGATGCTCAAAGGAAAAACCTGAAATCATTAACTACTTTATAACCAAGAAAGCCCCGATCTATTTTGGACGGCCTGGAGCAGTCGCTCATAATAACACACTAATTTTTTTTGAGGTAAACATGAACACCAAAACTAATACAATATACCAACACTCGATCTCCCCCAGTATCCTTGGTCTGAAGGCATTCCAAGAGGACCAGTGTTCTTCGTGCCGTCTGGGCGACACTGGAGGCAGCACCATCGAATCCATGCACGGCCCCTCTTCGCCAAGCTGAAGAGCGGTATTCTGGACACAATTACGCTGCGAGGGTCGCAAACTGCTTGAATGGGGAGACCCCGGTTTGGCCTAGCTGGACTTTGCGCATCATAGAAAAACACAGCGAACAAAATCATGCTTTTGGGGAAATGGTTCCATTAGAAATCAGTTTCACAGTCAGTAGCTAGCCTTCAAGAACAAAGACCCGCATCTAACACAATCCAGTTGCCTCACCCAAACGCGAGAACTTTGCGACAGAACCTGGGTGAGCCTGTGGTTTTTGGGATGACCGTTTATTGCTCGAATTTCAGGGATCAGCCAAAACCGAAAATTGGGCAGCTCCCCCTGTTACTTCGTCTAAAAGAAACCAGAATCTTGAACTCTGTATCCCAGAATGTTGACCTCAAACATAACCAAAAACTCCTAGTTTGAAACCATTTTCCACAGAACCAGAGTAGCTGATCGACTATTGTGTAGGCTGTACTGAAGGGCTTTTCTCGCCTGCTTCCGTGTGAATCCCGGAGACAAAATGGCCATGGAAATGGTTGGGTAATCTGACCGTCGCGGAGTAAAATTCCGCAATCTAACATCTGGTGCTGTCGAGCAACGGGTGGGGAAGATGTATTCTGTGGATTTGTACAGTCGGGTGCGCCGTGCGTGCCATGTCGAAGGTAAGAACAATAGTGAGGCGGCCCGTCTGTTTGGGATTGACCGCAAAACAGTGGCGAAGATTTTGAAGCATTCGGTTCCGCCGGGTTATCAAAGAACGACCGCGCCAGTTCGTCCGAAGTTGGATCCGTTCATTGGGATAATTGATCAGATCCTGAAAGACGATAAACGGGTCATCAAAAAGCAACGCCACACAGCCAAACGTATTCATGCGCGATTGCGTGATGAACATGGGTTCACTGGCGGGATCACCATCGTCACGGACTATGTTCGTGAGAAGCAGCGACGTACCCAAGAGGTGTTTGTTCCTCTGGTTCACACCCCTGGCCATGCTCAGGTCGATTTTGGCGAGACCCTTGGTGTGATTGGTGGTGTTGAACGAAAGCTGCATTACATTGCGATATCGTTGCCGCATTCGGATGCGTTCTTCATGAAGGCATATCCGGCAGAAACGACAGAAGCCTTCTGTGATGGTCACAACGCTGCGTTTGCGTTCTTCGGTGGTGTGCCCTTGTCGGCACTGTACGATAACACCGTGATAGCGGTTGCAAAGATCTTGGGAGGAGGCAAGCGGATCCGGACCAGAACTTTCTCGGAACTACAATCGCATTATCTGTTTGAGGACCGGTTTGGCCGCCCTGGTAAAGGTAACGACAAAGGTAATGTCGAAGGTGTCATTGGCTACGGACGGAGGAACTTCCTAATCCCTGCTCCCCGGTTCGATAGTTTTGATGCTTTGAACGCCTGGTTGGAGGAACAATGTTTGAAGCGTCAGGACGATGTTGTTCGCGGGCATAGTGAGAGTATTGGTGAACGGTTGCTACGAGACCTGGACGCGTTGATGGCATTGCCCCCAACACCTTACGATGCGTGTGATAAGGTCAGTACTCGGGCAACTTCAATATCGATGATCCGTTATCGCAATAACGATTACTCCGTCCCTGTCGCCTTTGCCCATCATGAGGTTCAGGTACGCGGCTATGTCCATGAGGTCGTGATCGGCTGTGGGACCGAGATTGTCGCCCGACATCGACGATCTTACGAGAAGGCAGATATGATTTTCGACCCGATGCATTACTTGCCATTGTTGGAGCAGAAGGTTGGTGCTCTCGACCAGGCGGCACCCTTGCAGGGTTGGGATCTGCCCGATGCGTTCACGACCCTTCATCGATTGTTGGAAGCCCGCATGGGTAAGGCGGGGAAGCGCGAATATGTTCAGATCTTGCGACTATTGGAAACCTTCGAGATGGAGCACGTTCATGCTGCAATCAAACAAGCCTTGGACCTGGGCGCACTTGGCTACGATGCGATCAAGCATCTGATCCTTTGCCGGATTGAGCGTCGTCCGCCTAGGCTTGATCTCGATATCTATCCTTATCTGCCGAAAGCGGTGGTTGAGACGACAAAGCCTTCCAGCTATGCCGTGCTGTTGTCCGAGGTGGCCGCATGAACGATACTGTTACTGATACACCGCAGGTTCTGCTCAGGCATCACCTGACCAAACTTCGGCTGCCAACCTTCCAAAGCGAATACACCAAACAGGCCCAACAATGCGCCGCAGAGAACAAGGATCATGTCCAATATCTCCTGCGCTTGTGTGAGCTGGAGCTGATCGAACGTGAGCGACGGATGGTAGAGCGGCGTATCAAAGCCGCGAAGTTTCCGGCAACCAAGAGCCTGGATAGCTTTGACTTCAAAACGATCCCGTCACTGAACAAGGTGCTGGTGATGGAATTGGCCCGCTGCGAGTACACCGCAAAGCGTCAAAACGTTATCGCGCTAGGACCAAGTGGGACCGGTAAAACACATGTTGCTCTCGGCCTTGGACTGGCAGCTTGCCAAAAGGGCTTGAAGGTACGTTTCACCACAGCCGCTGCACTGGTTCATGAAATGATCGAGGCAGTTGACGAACGCCGACTGCAACGACACCAAAAACAACTAGCAGCCCAAGATTTGCTGATCATTGACGAACTTGGGTTCGTGCCACTCTCCAAGACCGGGGCCGAGTTGCTGTTCGAAGTGATCAGTCAACGATATGAACGCGGCTCCATCATCATCACATCCAACCTGCCGTTCGATGAATGGACAGAGGTCTTCGGATCAGAACGCCTCACGGGTGCCATCCTCGACCGCCTGACACACCACGTCCATATCCTGGAGATGAATGGTGAAAGCTATCGGCTGAACCAAAGCCGAAACCGCACAGCCTGAACAAACCCAACTGAAGCCAAGGAGCTGACAAATTGGCCAATTTCTCTCCGGGACGCTGACCGATTTTACTCCGGGATTGACATTCCGTCTACCGAATTGCTGCCGGGCATTTCACGGAAACGCCCGTGATCGTGGTCGGCGCCGCGCCGGACGACGCGGGGCGGTCAACGGACTTATTCAGACCTGGCGATCGAGAGATCGCCTGGCCCTGAGCCCAGTCTGCAAGCAACCGTTGCGCTAGACCTAGGATGTTGAGGCCACCAAAAGCCAGAATATGCCGCTTCGGGCCAGCTAGGTCTATTAGGGGTGAAAATTAAAACGGCGATCTCAGGACGTATCATTTTGCCCATTCCCGTTGGGCCTGGGCGGGATTTGCGTACTGTGCTCCAGCAGCGTATTCAAGCCGGAGGTGCCAAACACAACCAAAGGGCATCGAGCGACTTCAAGAAGGCGCGCTAGGTCTGCTAGTTTATGAACGGGCCCATTTTCCAGATCAACCAGCACAGCTTGCGCATTCGTGCGTGTCAGGGCCTTTAATGCTTGGTCAAGTGACTTAAACTGAAATGTGTCTGAGGGCTGAACAGCAGTTATCTTGTCGCCCTCATGATCGACCGAAAACACGACCCGGTCTGCGGACAAATTTTTTGCCACGCGATCAGAAACCGCTGTCACAGCATCCCGCGGCGAACTGGCTGATTCAAGTATGACAATTTTTCCGGGGATCTGGTGAACCTGACGATATCCAATCACAAGGACATCCCACCCGGCCGCGGCGCGCAGGGCAGTACCGACAAGCTCGCCTTTGTCCTGCGCAAAGACCCAGCCCGCACCGGTTGGATCTGCGGTGCGTGCCAGAGACTTCTGAAACGCCCGTGCATCGGATTTCAGAAGTGCCCGCACCTGCGAGAGGCTGGGTGCCATAGCCGTGGCCCCGCTTGCCGACACGACAAGTTGACGGGGGATTTGGCAGGTCGCAAGCATATCGCTTTCTTCAACAAGAACACCCCCAAGGCCAGCCAGGAAACCACCAGGCAATCGCGCAACGATACGCAGTGCCGCAGCGGCATCAATAAAACAGCCCGCGCCGACAAGAATGCGCAAGCCCGGGCGGACGGTCTGCTCCATTAGTTCGCCTCCCCGTCAGGGTCTTTCCGAACTTGAGACCCAAAACTGCGGCGCGTCTCGGCAAAG
It includes:
- the istA gene encoding IS21 family transposase, whose product is MYSVDLYSRVRRACHVEGKNNSEAARLFGIDRKTVAKILKHSVPPGYQRTTAPVRPKLDPFIGIIDQILKDDKRVIKKQRHTAKRIHARLRDEHGFTGGITIVTDYVREKQRRTQEVFVPLVHTPGHAQVDFGETLGVIGGVERKLHYIAISLPHSDAFFMKAYPAETTEAFCDGHNAAFAFFGGVPLSALYDNTVIAVAKILGGGKRIRTRTFSELQSHYLFEDRFGRPGKGNDKGNVEGVIGYGRRNFLIPAPRFDSFDALNAWLEEQCLKRQDDVVRGHSESIGERLLRDLDALMALPPTPYDACDKVSTRATSISMIRYRNNDYSVPVAFAHHEVQVRGYVHEVVIGCGTEIVARHRRSYEKADMIFDPMHYLPLLEQKVGALDQAAPLQGWDLPDAFTTLHRLLEARMGKAGKREYVQILRLLETFEMEHVHAAIKQALDLGALGYDAIKHLILCRIERRPPRLDLDIYPYLPKAVVETTKPSSYAVLLSEVAA
- the istB gene encoding IS21-like element helper ATPase IstB; translation: MNDTVTDTPQVLLRHHLTKLRLPTFQSEYTKQAQQCAAENKDHVQYLLRLCELELIERERRMVERRIKAAKFPATKSLDSFDFKTIPSLNKVLVMELARCEYTAKRQNVIALGPSGTGKTHVALGLGLAACQKGLKVRFTTAAALVHEMIEAVDERRLQRHQKQLAAQDLLIIDELGFVPLSKTGAELLFEVISQRYERGSIIITSNLPFDEWTEVFGSERLTGAILDRLTHHVHILEMNGESYRLNQSRNRTA